In Haloarcula salinisoli, one genomic interval encodes:
- a CDS encoding DUF7319 domain-containing protein, whose protein sequence is MSDSSDEQVRAGEDAERPTEPDSEDVEALRKQVEEKYDFEDFGPADMAEMTAEEWDVAFDEETWITGADLLDRVERDLRSRVATRDVFARIERHREPQHVLAYSDEGYAVVYPDGSVEGEGTVLRDVKPTVALCSMDSYEVPDEVPDNPLPEPDAVPEGGGELGNQMLQAIAGVQLLAGLAMLGGALFALLDVFGLGGPGANIEFLVVGGLAFIGVSLVLFFTVANARLSDKFRAEEYRDRLRAVGLEDGERPDFVPELTPEDDRESEAD, encoded by the coding sequence ATGAGCGATTCCTCGGACGAGCAGGTGCGAGCGGGAGAGGACGCCGAGCGTCCCACGGAACCCGATTCCGAGGACGTCGAGGCGCTCCGAAAACAGGTCGAGGAGAAGTACGACTTCGAGGACTTCGGCCCGGCGGACATGGCCGAGATGACCGCCGAGGAGTGGGACGTCGCCTTCGACGAGGAGACGTGGATAACCGGCGCGGACCTGCTGGACCGGGTCGAACGGGACCTCAGAAGCCGGGTGGCCACCCGCGACGTGTTCGCGCGCATCGAGCGCCACCGGGAACCTCAGCACGTGCTGGCCTACTCCGACGAGGGGTACGCCGTCGTCTACCCGGACGGCTCGGTCGAGGGGGAGGGCACCGTACTGAGAGACGTGAAGCCGACGGTCGCGCTCTGTTCGATGGACAGCTACGAGGTGCCCGACGAGGTGCCCGACAACCCGCTGCCCGAACCCGACGCCGTGCCGGAGGGCGGGGGCGAACTCGGCAACCAGATGCTACAGGCCATCGCCGGGGTGCAGCTGCTCGCTGGCCTGGCGATGCTCGGCGGCGCGCTGTTTGCCCTGCTGGACGTGTTCGGGCTGGGCGGGCCGGGGGCGAATATCGAGTTCCTCGTCGTCGGCGGGCTGGCCTTCATCGGCGTCTCGCTGGTGCTGTTTTTCACCGTCGCGAACGCGCGCCTCTCGGATAAGTTCCGGGCCGAGGAGTACCGCGACCGGCTGCGTGCCGTCGGGCTGGAGGACGGCGAGCGACCGGACTTCGTCCCCGAGCTCACGCCCGAGGACGACCGCGAGAGTGAGGCCGACTAA
- a CDS encoding DUF7321 family protein has translation MVSDALIAAVVFVMVSLSFPCFLYGAYYIIETEPVTWGVLVHHLKFVGTGLTLTTVPMLFWMVPRLPDQLGGLSAVHAYLGLQAYALLLFGGTGIVRIFRAKRQHDLYNDYDEDVLMDEIGGDRMSHWRSRLRIGVFGYVIFWMLAYVVGTARFVLRYVA, from the coding sequence ATGGTGTCGGACGCGCTGATAGCCGCCGTCGTGTTCGTGATGGTAAGCCTGAGCTTCCCCTGCTTTCTGTACGGCGCGTACTACATCATCGAGACCGAACCGGTCACGTGGGGCGTGCTCGTCCACCACCTGAAGTTCGTCGGTACGGGGCTGACCCTGACGACAGTCCCGATGCTGTTCTGGATGGTGCCACGACTCCCGGACCAGCTCGGCGGGCTCTCGGCCGTCCACGCCTATCTGGGTCTGCAGGCGTACGCTCTGTTGCTGTTCGGCGGCACCGGTATCGTCCGCATCTTCCGGGCGAAACGACAGCACGACCTCTACAACGACTACGACGAGGACGTGCTCATGGACGAAATCGGGGGCGACCGGATGTCCCACTGGCGGTCCCGTCTGCGCATCGGCGTCTTCGGCTACGTCATCTTCTGGATGCTCGCCTACGTCGTCGGCACGGCCCGCTTCGTTCTCCGGTACGTCGCCTGA
- a CDS encoding universal stress protein — protein sequence MYQNILFPTDGSDGSEAALDHAVEHAGTYDATLHVLFVAKDDFGPSGMVEKEHEGVERSEMVGGEEIVRERADASKTGMTNKPPAKGGSVREHGLALVEDVADSVSGVPVETAVLSGDPYKRIREYAEDHDVDLVVMGTHGRTGVDRYLLGSVTEKVVRTADQPVLTVRMREA from the coding sequence ATGTACCAGAACATTCTCTTTCCGACAGACGGCAGCGACGGGTCCGAGGCCGCGCTCGACCACGCCGTCGAACACGCTGGCACGTACGACGCGACCTTGCACGTCCTCTTCGTGGCCAAAGACGACTTCGGTCCGTCCGGGATGGTCGAAAAGGAACACGAGGGCGTCGAGCGCTCGGAGATGGTCGGCGGCGAGGAGATCGTGCGGGAGCGAGCGGACGCCAGCAAGACCGGGATGACCAACAAACCGCCAGCGAAGGGCGGCAGCGTGCGCGAACACGGCCTGGCACTCGTCGAGGACGTAGCCGACAGCGTGTCGGGCGTCCCGGTCGAGACGGCGGTCCTGAGCGGGGACCCGTACAAACGCATCCGCGAGTACGCCGAGGACCACGACGTCGACCTCGTTGTGATGGGGACCCACGGGCGGACCGGCGTGGACCGCTACCTGCTTGGCAGCGTCACCGAGAAAGTCGTTCGGACGGCCGACCAGCCCGTGTTGACGGTCCGGATGCGCGAGGCGTAG
- the nth gene encoding endonuclease III, with protein MGTSLASPEAQAEEVVDRLHEAYPDSTISLNYANRLELLIAVVLSAQCTDERVNDVTQELFEKYQTPEDYAEASEEQLAEDIYGITFHNNKGGYLKGIGEQIVDEHDGEVPDTMSALTDLPGVGRKTANVVLQHGHDIVEGIVVDTHVQRISRRLGLTEEERPEAIEQDLLDIVPESEWQQFTHLLIDHGRAVCGARSAECGECVLADICPSEKGDSDVDLASGEPW; from the coding sequence ATGGGAACATCGCTGGCCAGTCCCGAAGCACAGGCCGAGGAAGTCGTCGACCGATTACACGAGGCGTATCCCGACTCGACGATTTCGCTGAACTACGCCAACCGACTGGAACTCCTGATCGCCGTCGTCCTCTCGGCCCAGTGTACCGACGAGCGGGTCAACGACGTAACGCAGGAGCTCTTCGAGAAATACCAGACGCCGGAGGACTACGCCGAAGCGAGCGAGGAACAGCTGGCCGAGGACATCTACGGCATCACCTTCCACAACAACAAGGGCGGCTACCTGAAAGGCATCGGCGAGCAAATCGTAGACGAGCACGACGGCGAGGTGCCCGACACGATGTCGGCGCTGACCGACCTGCCGGGCGTCGGGCGCAAGACCGCCAACGTCGTGCTCCAGCACGGCCACGACATCGTCGAGGGTATCGTCGTCGACACGCACGTCCAGCGAATCTCTCGGCGGCTGGGCCTGACCGAGGAAGAGCGCCCCGAAGCCATCGAGCAGGACCTGCTCGATATCGTCCCGGAGAGCGAGTGGCAGCAGTTCACCCACCTGCTCATCGACCACGGACGGGCCGTCTGTGGCGCACGCTCGGCGGAGTGCGGGGAGTGCGTGCTGGCCGACATCTGTCCCTCCGAGAAGGGCGATAGCGACGTCGACCTGGCGTCGGGCGAACCCTGGTAA
- a CDS encoding histidine kinase N-terminal 7TM domain-containing protein — MSLAELGVGLIVASVAAGVGALYLLWYLYRHREKPGAAWFMGNIASVAVFCLAYGLSLLVFEPGLRVAFETVSFVALCFMGPFFLAFGLDYTGRADLLRSPLFGIVMAVPLATVGLAATNAAHGLVWTGFRLAPVFGLATVEYAIQPWGVFAVLFCVGTAAVGSLLLVGAILSYGPLYRREATAVILSTAPPTAGVLVWLFELGPAPQLHLTAPLMVVHVALDLYAFVGTHMFETNPATQRVAEQTGLDNLTEPVLVLDNQDQVVKLNRSAEAVFGETDALPAPLQRLTGVELGTLRETGEVDIAGSAGGTFAVSYTPLSDPSGDPVGGMVVLYDLSEERRRKQQLAVLNRVLRHNLRNEMTVIQGFAESLADSVADPELQSQAATIVRAGDRLLSIGEKVREFDRIQEQVVHAEPVGLEGLIAGVREEFLVRYPDATITTELGVADPTVHVQPQVLELALVNLMENALKHAADGDRAVRMTVRSSTPDGGETHLEVRDTNDRISEDEITVLNEGDETPLQHGQGIGLWVVNWCLTALNGDIEYQYDGGNVFTLVLPTD, encoded by the coding sequence ATGAGCCTGGCCGAACTCGGCGTCGGACTGATCGTCGCCTCCGTCGCCGCCGGCGTCGGCGCGCTGTATCTGCTGTGGTATCTCTACCGACATCGCGAGAAGCCGGGCGCAGCGTGGTTCATGGGGAACATCGCGTCCGTCGCGGTGTTCTGTCTGGCCTACGGGCTCTCGCTGCTGGTCTTCGAGCCCGGGCTTCGCGTGGCCTTCGAGACAGTTTCGTTCGTCGCCCTCTGTTTCATGGGGCCCTTTTTCCTGGCCTTCGGCCTCGATTACACGGGCCGTGCCGACCTGCTCCGGAGCCCCCTTTTCGGGATTGTTATGGCCGTGCCGCTGGCGACGGTCGGGCTGGCGGCGACCAACGCGGCCCACGGGCTGGTCTGGACAGGATTCCGGCTCGCGCCGGTGTTCGGGCTGGCGACGGTCGAGTACGCCATCCAGCCGTGGGGCGTGTTCGCCGTGCTGTTCTGTGTCGGCACCGCTGCCGTCGGGTCGCTCCTGCTCGTCGGGGCGATTCTCAGCTACGGACCGCTCTACCGGCGCGAGGCGACAGCCGTCATCCTGAGCACGGCACCGCCCACCGCCGGCGTGTTGGTGTGGCTCTTCGAACTGGGACCGGCCCCGCAGTTACATCTCACGGCGCCGCTGATGGTCGTCCACGTCGCGCTCGACCTGTACGCGTTCGTCGGGACCCATATGTTCGAGACGAACCCGGCGACACAGCGGGTCGCCGAACAGACCGGGCTCGACAACCTCACGGAACCGGTGCTGGTCCTCGACAACCAGGACCAGGTCGTGAAACTGAACCGGAGTGCCGAGGCGGTGTTCGGGGAGACGGACGCCCTGCCGGCCCCCCTGCAACGGTTGACCGGCGTCGAGTTGGGGACGCTCCGGGAGACCGGCGAGGTGGACATCGCCGGGTCCGCCGGCGGGACGTTCGCGGTGTCGTACACCCCGCTTTCGGACCCGAGCGGCGACCCCGTCGGCGGGATGGTCGTCCTCTACGACCTCTCGGAGGAACGGCGGCGCAAACAGCAACTCGCGGTGCTCAACCGCGTGCTGCGGCACAACCTCCGCAACGAGATGACCGTCATCCAGGGGTTCGCCGAGTCGCTTGCGGACAGCGTCGCCGACCCGGAGCTGCAGTCACAGGCCGCGACCATCGTCCGCGCCGGCGACCGCCTGCTCTCTATCGGCGAGAAAGTGCGGGAGTTCGACCGAATCCAGGAACAGGTCGTCCACGCCGAGCCAGTCGGCCTCGAGGGCCTGATTGCGGGCGTCCGCGAGGAGTTCCTGGTCCGGTATCCCGACGCGACGATAACGACCGAGCTGGGCGTGGCCGACCCGACGGTCCACGTCCAGCCACAGGTCCTGGAACTGGCGCTGGTGAACCTGATGGAGAACGCGCTGAAACACGCCGCCGACGGCGACCGTGCGGTCCGGATGACGGTTCGGTCGTCGACGCCGGACGGCGGCGAAACCCACCTGGAGGTCCGCGATACCAACGACCGAATCTCCGAGGACGAAATCACGGTGCTCAACGAGGGGGACGAGACTCCCCTCCAGCACGGCCAGGGGATCGGGCTCTGGGTGGTGAACTGGTGTCTCACAGCGCTGAACGGCGATATCGAGTACCAGTACGACGGTGGGAACGTGTTCACGCTCGTGTTACCGACGGATTGA
- a CDS encoding tyrosine--tRNA ligase codes for MNTAERVDLVSRHTQEVVTEEELTELFEAGDPTAYIGYAPTGEMHIGHFTTMRKLADFLRAGIEVTVLIADLHAHLDDNKSPFDLLDARSAYYETAIEGMIEAAGADPDDVEFVRGTDFQLDEEYTLEMYRMAAETTIARSQRAASEVVRESESPNLGGLIYPLMQTLDVKALDADIAYGGVDQRGIYMLSREVLPDHGGESPVCVFAPLLSGLSGGKMSASDAASKVNLTDSPEDVEEKIGQAYCPAGEVEDNGVLEYLDHLVFPILAVDDEPFVVTRPEEYGGDLTYESYDEVEADFLSGELHPADLKPAVADAISTVIDPVRTRLNDEPELLAEAYPESYGEE; via the coding sequence ATGAACACGGCCGAGCGAGTCGACCTCGTGAGCAGACACACACAGGAGGTCGTCACGGAGGAGGAACTGACGGAACTGTTCGAGGCCGGCGACCCGACGGCGTACATCGGCTACGCGCCCACGGGCGAGATGCACATCGGGCACTTCACCACGATGCGCAAGCTCGCCGACTTCCTGCGGGCCGGCATCGAGGTCACCGTCCTCATCGCCGACCTTCACGCTCACTTAGACGACAACAAGAGCCCGTTCGACCTGCTCGACGCCCGCTCTGCGTACTACGAGACGGCCATCGAAGGGATGATCGAGGCCGCTGGTGCCGACCCCGACGACGTCGAGTTCGTCCGCGGCACCGACTTCCAGTTAGACGAGGAGTACACCCTGGAGATGTACCGGATGGCCGCCGAGACGACCATCGCACGCAGCCAGCGCGCGGCGAGTGAAGTGGTCAGAGAGTCCGAGAGTCCCAACCTCGGCGGGCTCATCTACCCGCTGATGCAGACCCTGGACGTGAAGGCGCTCGACGCCGATATCGCCTACGGCGGCGTCGACCAGCGCGGCATCTACATGCTCTCCCGTGAGGTGCTCCCCGACCACGGCGGCGAGTCGCCGGTCTGCGTGTTCGCGCCCCTGCTCTCGGGCCTGTCGGGCGGGAAGATGAGCGCCTCCGACGCGGCTTCGAAGGTGAACCTGACCGACAGCCCCGAGGACGTCGAGGAGAAGATTGGCCAGGCGTACTGTCCCGCGGGCGAAGTCGAGGACAACGGCGTCCTCGAATATCTGGACCACCTCGTCTTCCCGATTCTGGCCGTCGACGACGAGCCCTTCGTCGTCACCCGCCCCGAGGAGTACGGCGGCGACCTGACTTACGAGAGCTACGACGAGGTCGAGGCGGACTTCCTGAGCGGTGAGCTCCATCCCGCGGACCTCAAGCCCGCGGTCGCCGACGCCATCTCGACGGTCATCGACCCCGTGCGCACCCGGCTGAACGACGAACCCGAGCTGCTGGCCGAGGCCTATCCTGAGAGCTACGGCGAGGAGTAA
- a CDS encoding DUF5615 family PIN-like protein translates to MTRPLYCDESIWIPVADGLRRRGWPVKTARGQDTLGDPDRQQLQYATENEWVFLTFDDDFLSLVASQGLEHTGLIYIDQRGRQIGDVVKTADTHLDTRADDDYAITYL, encoded by the coding sequence ATGACGAGACCGCTGTACTGTGACGAGAGTATCTGGATACCAGTCGCCGATGGGCTCCGTCGCCGAGGCTGGCCTGTCAAGACGGCCAGAGGACAGGATACACTCGGCGACCCTGACCGCCAGCAACTCCAGTACGCGACCGAAAACGAGTGGGTTTTCCTGACCTTCGACGACGATTTCCTGTCACTTGTCGCCAGCCAGGGGCTGGAGCATACGGGCCTCATCTATATCGACCAGCGTGGACGACAGATTGGCGACGTTGTCAAAACGGCCGATACGCATCTCGACACCCGTGCCGACGATGATTACGCCATCACGTATCTGTAA
- a CDS encoding DUF433 domain-containing protein, which yields MRIVEGDEHSDGAPTIEGTGIRVEDIAVAHEQSGYEPDEITQLYPDLSLADVHRALAYYFDHIDDFRTDTSETASA from the coding sequence ATGCGTATCGTCGAAGGAGACGAACACAGTGACGGTGCACCGACAATCGAGGGCACCGGTATTCGCGTCGAGGATATCGCCGTCGCGCACGAACAAAGTGGCTACGAACCTGACGAGATTACACAGCTCTATCCCGACCTCTCGCTCGCTGACGTCCACCGGGCGCTCGCGTACTACTTCGACCATATCGACGATTTCCGAACCGATACGTCAGAGACAGCGTCAGCATGA
- the asd gene encoding aspartate-semialdehyde dehydrogenase, with protein sequence MSVRVGVLGATGAVGQRLIQLLDPHPEFEIAALTASESSAGKTYREAAKWRVDAPIPTDVAEIEVGATKPEAVPDDVDLIFSSLPSSVGQQVEPEFCEAGYVVSSNSSNGRMDEDVPLTIPEVNADHVDLIEVQRDERGWDGALLKNPNCSTITMVPALEALDRAFDLTDVRVSTLQAVSGAGYSGVSSMEIIDNAIPHIGGEEQKMETESRKLLGSFDGAEVQLHDMDVAASCNRIPTLDGHLENVWADTAEDVSAEDAAEAMEAVTGVDLHSSPDQLIKVFEEPDRPQPRLDRNTEGGMGVAVGGFRETTDGVQFNCLAHNTMRGAAGASILNGELLNKRGYL encoded by the coding sequence ATGTCTGTACGCGTTGGCGTCCTCGGCGCCACAGGGGCAGTCGGACAGCGACTCATCCAGCTACTCGACCCGCACCCGGAGTTCGAGATCGCCGCACTCACCGCGAGCGAATCGAGCGCCGGGAAGACGTATCGGGAGGCCGCGAAGTGGCGCGTCGACGCGCCCATCCCGACCGACGTGGCCGAAATCGAAGTCGGCGCGACCAAGCCAGAGGCCGTCCCCGACGACGTGGACCTCATCTTCTCCTCGCTTCCCTCCAGCGTCGGCCAGCAGGTCGAACCCGAGTTCTGCGAGGCCGGCTACGTCGTCTCTTCGAACTCCTCGAACGGCCGCATGGACGAGGACGTGCCACTCACGATTCCGGAGGTCAACGCCGACCACGTCGACCTCATCGAGGTCCAGCGTGACGAGCGGGGCTGGGACGGCGCCCTGCTGAAGAACCCCAACTGCTCGACCATCACGATGGTCCCGGCGCTGGAGGCGCTGGACCGCGCGTTCGACCTGACCGACGTGCGCGTCTCGACGCTCCAGGCCGTCTCGGGCGCGGGCTATTCGGGCGTCTCCTCGATGGAGATCATCGACAACGCCATCCCGCACATCGGCGGCGAGGAGCAGAAGATGGAGACCGAATCGCGCAAGCTGCTCGGGAGCTTCGACGGCGCCGAGGTCCAGCTCCACGACATGGACGTTGCCGCCTCCTGTAACCGCATCCCGACGCTGGACGGCCACCTGGAGAACGTCTGGGCCGACACGGCCGAGGACGTGAGCGCCGAAGACGCCGCCGAGGCGATGGAAGCGGTCACCGGCGTCGACCTCCACTCCTCGCCGGACCAGCTCATCAAGGTGTTCGAGGAGCCCGACCGGCCCCAGCCCCGCCTCGACCGGAACACCGAGGGCGGCATGGGCGTCGCCGTCGGCGGGTTCCGCGAGACCACCGACGGCGTGCAGTTCAACTGCCTGGCCCACAACACGATGCGGGGCGCCGCCGGTGCATCCATTCTGAACGGCGAGTTGCTGAACAAGCGCGGCTACCTGTAG
- a CDS encoding D-2-hydroxyacid dehydrogenase produces MPDIVVRRHSVHGMAVDQYASALRERLPDREVAVGHTPAAERDLVTDATVVTGTSIDEALLGQAESLRLFASTYAGYDHLPLGALADRGVALTTASGVHGPNVAEYVVGAWLSLARGFLQARRQQREGVWQAFQASDFAGSRVCVVGMGAIGEAIVARLDGFDVETVTVRHSPGKDAATDEVYGYEEIHEAVAGASYVALACPLTDETRGLVDESVLRSMHPDCVLVNVARGPVVDTDALVDACQHNYVGGAVLDVTDPEPLPGDHPLWDFENVLLTPHNAGHTPEYYERLADIVAENVRRAEETGSWDGLENQVDLDSND; encoded by the coding sequence ATGCCTGACATCGTCGTCCGCCGTCACAGCGTCCACGGAATGGCCGTCGACCAGTACGCGTCGGCCCTGCGCGAGCGCCTCCCCGACCGCGAAGTCGCGGTCGGGCACACACCGGCCGCCGAGCGCGACCTGGTGACCGACGCGACGGTCGTCACGGGCACTTCCATCGACGAGGCGCTACTCGGTCAGGCCGAGTCGCTTCGCCTCTTTGCCAGCACCTACGCCGGCTACGACCACCTGCCCCTCGGCGCGCTGGCCGACCGCGGCGTCGCGCTGACGACCGCCTCCGGCGTCCACGGCCCGAACGTCGCCGAGTACGTCGTCGGCGCGTGGCTCTCGCTGGCCCGGGGGTTCTTGCAGGCCCGTCGCCAGCAGCGCGAGGGTGTCTGGCAGGCTTTCCAGGCCAGTGATTTCGCCGGGAGTCGCGTCTGTGTCGTCGGTATGGGTGCCATCGGCGAGGCCATCGTTGCTCGCCTCGACGGTTTCGACGTTGAGACCGTGACCGTGCGCCACTCCCCAGGGAAGGACGCTGCCACGGACGAGGTCTACGGCTACGAGGAGATACACGAGGCCGTCGCCGGTGCCAGCTACGTCGCACTCGCCTGCCCGCTGACCGACGAGACGCGGGGGCTCGTCGACGAGTCGGTGCTGCGGTCGATGCATCCGGACTGCGTGCTGGTCAACGTCGCCCGCGGACCCGTCGTCGACACCGACGCGCTGGTCGACGCCTGCCAGCACAACTACGTCGGCGGCGCGGTGCTGGACGTGACCGACCCGGAGCCACTGCCCGGTGACCACCCGCTGTGGGACTTCGAGAACGTCCTGCTCACGCCACACAACGCCGGTCACACGCCCGAGTACTACGAGCGACTCGCGGACATCGTCGCCGAGAACGTCCGGCGGGCCGAGGAGACGGGGTCCTGGGACGGGCTGGAGAACCAGGTCGACCTGGATAGTAACGATTGA
- a CDS encoding response regulator transcription factor produces the protein MTGTAGTVLVIDDDSDLRSLYRCWLAESFEVRTAADGVAGLGRLDEDIDVVLIDRQMPRKDGVSVAEDLDRRELDPAVVMISSVEPDVDLLDISVDDYLQKPVERTAVLDSVKRALAVAEQPRPRRHLVSLDRRRQIVEATASPETLNGETAYQQTVDTLDSHSDTLDAAWRAVPVPVQRNGRNHSEPTPESSIRNSP, from the coding sequence ATGACAGGGACCGCTGGGACCGTGCTGGTCATTGACGACGACAGCGACCTCCGGTCGCTATACCGTTGCTGGCTGGCGGAGTCCTTCGAGGTGCGGACGGCGGCCGACGGGGTGGCTGGGCTCGGGCGGCTCGACGAGGATATCGACGTGGTCCTCATCGACAGGCAGATGCCCAGGAAAGACGGCGTGTCGGTCGCGGAGGACCTCGACCGCCGCGAACTCGACCCCGCGGTCGTGATGATAAGCAGCGTCGAACCGGATGTCGATCTTCTGGATATCTCGGTCGATGACTACCTCCAGAAGCCCGTGGAGCGCACTGCTGTTCTCGACAGCGTCAAGCGAGCGCTCGCCGTCGCCGAGCAGCCCCGCCCGCGACGCCACCTCGTCTCGCTGGATAGGCGACGGCAAATCGTCGAAGCCACAGCCTCACCGGAGACTCTGAACGGGGAGACGGCGTACCAGCAGACCGTCGACACGCTCGACAGCCACAGCGACACCCTGGATGCGGCCTGGCGCGCGGTTCCCGTCCCGGTCCAGCGTAACGGTCGCAACCACTCGGAGCCAACGCCCGAGTCCTCGATTCGGAACTCACCGTAA
- a CDS encoding NAD(P)/FAD-dependent oxidoreductase, translating into MEDVDVAIVGGGPAGSSAAEAAAARGADTVVLEKGVPRADRAGPGPDSTDAAGLLDYWLDIMDYAPDEIPEDIVLSELDGAKFYGPSSELAMTETGIDASYDGFGFTFHRAKFDDWLRGRAEAAGADYRVGVSVTGVDTTLSASPRHTVELADGEDIQTDYVVLADGPQRTITGPTLDQFLLDRTMGEIMPSNEANHIAYQEHRRMPEELFDPDFIEFWWGMMPGHTAYPWIFPNDDHVARIGLTMPIGLDIDDFETSEWALLRPDDEGIPRGTQYIERLLERQFPGYDLDDFPVVEDRGKAKGTETYPISSTRPIESPAGAGIAVVGGAMGATSAFHEGGDHVAVRTGKIAGRLAAEESLENYNREWHAAIGDEILRNVTFADLVRDWGPRDWDRAFETANSLMDRRGIKADAALRGGVHGIQLVAQYKWGKFGYRDGRYVQLREAEYAI; encoded by the coding sequence ATGGAAGACGTAGACGTGGCCATCGTCGGCGGTGGTCCGGCGGGGTCGTCGGCCGCCGAGGCGGCCGCCGCCCGCGGCGCTGACACGGTCGTTCTAGAGAAGGGGGTTCCCCGTGCCGACCGTGCCGGTCCGGGGCCGGACTCGACTGACGCCGCCGGGTTGCTCGACTACTGGCTCGACATCATGGACTACGCGCCCGACGAGATTCCCGAGGACATCGTCCTCAGCGAACTCGACGGCGCGAAGTTCTACGGTCCCAGCTCGGAGCTGGCGATGACCGAGACCGGTATCGACGCCAGCTACGACGGCTTCGGCTTCACGTTCCACCGTGCGAAGTTCGACGACTGGCTCCGCGGCCGGGCCGAAGCGGCCGGCGCCGACTACCGCGTCGGCGTCTCCGTGACGGGCGTCGACACCACGCTCTCGGCGTCGCCCCGCCACACCGTCGAACTGGCCGACGGCGAGGATATCCAGACCGACTACGTCGTGCTCGCGGACGGCCCACAGCGGACTATCACCGGCCCGACGCTGGACCAGTTCCTGCTCGACCGGACCATGGGCGAGATTATGCCTTCGAACGAGGCCAACCACATCGCCTACCAGGAACACCGCCGGATGCCCGAGGAGCTGTTCGACCCCGACTTCATCGAGTTCTGGTGGGGGATGATGCCCGGCCACACGGCGTACCCGTGGATATTCCCGAACGACGACCACGTGGCCCGCATCGGGCTGACGATGCCTATCGGGCTCGATATCGACGACTTCGAGACAAGCGAGTGGGCGCTGTTGCGGCCCGACGACGAGGGCATCCCCCGCGGGACCCAGTACATCGAGCGCCTGCTCGAACGCCAGTTCCCCGGCTACGACCTCGACGATTTCCCCGTCGTCGAAGACCGCGGCAAGGCGAAGGGGACCGAGACCTATCCCATCTCCTCGACCCGCCCCATCGAGTCGCCCGCCGGAGCCGGTATCGCCGTCGTCGGCGGTGCGATGGGTGCCACCTCGGCGTTCCACGAGGGCGGCGACCACGTCGCCGTCCGCACCGGGAAGATTGCGGGCCGACTCGCCGCCGAGGAGTCGCTGGAGAACTACAATCGCGAGTGGCACGCCGCCATCGGCGACGAGATTCTGCGGAACGTCACGTTCGCGGACCTGGTCCGGGACTGGGGTCCTCGCGACTGGGACCGCGCGTTCGAGACGGCAAACAGCCTGATGGACAGACGGGGTATCAAGGCCGACGCCGCGCTCCGCGGTGGGGTCCACGGAATCCAGCTCGTCGCACAGTACAAGTGGGGGAAGTTCGGCTATAGAGACGGCCGCTACGTCCAGCTCCGGGAAGCCGAGTACGCCATCTGA